A genomic region of Oryza glaberrima chromosome 1, OglaRS2, whole genome shotgun sequence contains the following coding sequences:
- the LOC127784371 gene encoding CDP-diacylglycerol--serine O-phosphatidyltransferase 1 isoform X1: protein MCICQIQNFYLKKMCLFSDVLDHFMLSTYNKLLRIITMEVNGHHKPRREYNGRECNGVQSVNNFGDIDPWTAWAYKPRTVSLLLMGTCFLIWASGALDPERSFSVDRVSSVKRGVFAMIAVFLAYSFLQAPSTVLIRPHPAIWRLVHGMAVVYLVALTFLLFQTRDDARQFMKYLHPDLGVELPERSYGTDCRIYVPDHPKSRFNNVYEILFDEFVIAHILGWWGKAIMIRNQPLLWVLSIGFELMELTFRHMLPNFNECWWDSIVLDILICNWFGIWAGMKTVRYFDGRTYEWVGLSRQPNIISKVKRTLGQFTPAQWDKDEWYPLLGPWRFIQVLSLCIVFMIVELNTFFLKFCLWIPPRNPLIVYRLVLWWLIAIPTIREYNTYLQDRKPVKKVGSFCWLSLAICILELLICIKFGHGLFPKSMPSWLFVAWTTVASLLMMFLLVWTWKIYRTMIRKRL from the exons ATGTGTATATGTCAAATACAGAATTTTTACTTGAAGAAGATGTGTTTATTTTCAGATGTGTTGGACCATTTCATGTTGTCCACTT ATAATAAGCTGCTAAGAATTATCACCATGGAGGTCAATGGTCATCACAAACCAAGAAGAGAATATAATGGCCGAGAGTGCAATGGTGTACAATCAGTAAACAATTTCGGCGATATCGATCCATGGACAGCATGGGCATACAAACCGCGCACAGTTTCATTGCTACTGATGGGAACATGCTTTTTAAT TTGGGCAAGTGGTGCTCTTGATCCAGAAAGAAGCTTCTCTGTTGACCGCGTTTCATCTGTTAAAAG GGGTGTCTTTGCAATGATTGCTGTTTTTTTGGCTTATTCATTTCTTCAGGCACCTTCTAC TGTACTTATTAGACCACATCCTGCCATTTGGCGGCTGGTCCACGGGATGGCAGTTGTTTACCTTGTTGCTCTAACTTTTTTGCTTTTCCAG ACCCGTGATGATGCTAGGCAATTTATGAAGTATCTTCACCCTGATCTTGGTGTTG AATTACCTGAAAGATCTTATGGAACCGACTGCCGCATATATGTACCTGATCATCCGAAAAGCAGGTTTAACAATGTTTAT GAGATCCTTTTTGATGAGTTTGTTATTGCCCATATCCTTGGATGGTGGGGGAAGGCTATAATGATAAGAAACCAACCACTTTTATGGGTATTATCAATTGGCTTTGAGCTAATGGAG CTCACCTTTCGCCATATGCTGCCAAACTTTAATGAGTGTTGGTGGGATAGCATCGTACTAGACATATTAATTTGCAATTGGTTTG GTATTTGGGCTGGAATGAAGACTGTGAGATACTTTGATGGGAGGACATATGAATGGGTTGGTTTGAGTCGTCAACCCAATATTATCAGTAAG GTAAAAAGGACGCTAGGCCAGTTCACACCAGCACAGTGGGACAAAGATGAGTGGTACCCTCTGCTTGGCCCTTGGAGATTCATCCAGGTGCTGAGCCTATGTATTGTTTTCATGATTGTTGAACTTAACACATTCTTTCTCAAGTTCTGCCTTTGGATTCCTCCCCGAAACCCCTTGATTGTTTACCGACTTGTCCTTTGGTGGTTAATTGCGATACCAACCATTCGCGAGTACAATACATACTTACAAGACAG GAAACCTGTTAAAAAGGTGGGGTCTTTCTGTTGGCTTTCCCTAGCTATTTGCATTTTGGAGCTTCTAATATGCATCAAGTTTGGACATG GTCTCTTTCCGAAGTCTATGCCGTCATGGTTGTTCGTAGCCTGGACGACCGTGGCGTCGCTTCTGATGATGTTCCTTCTTGTGTGGACTTGGAAAATTTACCGAACAATGATAAGGAAAAGGCTATGA
- the LOC127784371 gene encoding CDP-diacylglycerol--serine O-phosphatidyltransferase 1 isoform X2 yields the protein MCWTISCCPLVDNKLLRIITMEVNGHHKPRREYNGRECNGVQSVNNFGDIDPWTAWAYKPRTVSLLLMGTCFLIWASGALDPERSFSVDRVSSVKRGVFAMIAVFLAYSFLQAPSTVLIRPHPAIWRLVHGMAVVYLVALTFLLFQTRDDARQFMKYLHPDLGVELPERSYGTDCRIYVPDHPKSRFNNVYEILFDEFVIAHILGWWGKAIMIRNQPLLWVLSIGFELMELTFRHMLPNFNECWWDSIVLDILICNWFGIWAGMKTVRYFDGRTYEWVGLSRQPNIISKVKRTLGQFTPAQWDKDEWYPLLGPWRFIQVLSLCIVFMIVELNTFFLKFCLWIPPRNPLIVYRLVLWWLIAIPTIREYNTYLQDRKPVKKVGSFCWLSLAICILELLICIKFGHGLFPKSMPSWLFVAWTTVASLLMMFLLVWTWKIYRTMIRKRL from the exons ATGTGTTGGACCATTTCATGTTGTCCACTTGTAG ATAATAAGCTGCTAAGAATTATCACCATGGAGGTCAATGGTCATCACAAACCAAGAAGAGAATATAATGGCCGAGAGTGCAATGGTGTACAATCAGTAAACAATTTCGGCGATATCGATCCATGGACAGCATGGGCATACAAACCGCGCACAGTTTCATTGCTACTGATGGGAACATGCTTTTTAAT TTGGGCAAGTGGTGCTCTTGATCCAGAAAGAAGCTTCTCTGTTGACCGCGTTTCATCTGTTAAAAG GGGTGTCTTTGCAATGATTGCTGTTTTTTTGGCTTATTCATTTCTTCAGGCACCTTCTAC TGTACTTATTAGACCACATCCTGCCATTTGGCGGCTGGTCCACGGGATGGCAGTTGTTTACCTTGTTGCTCTAACTTTTTTGCTTTTCCAG ACCCGTGATGATGCTAGGCAATTTATGAAGTATCTTCACCCTGATCTTGGTGTTG AATTACCTGAAAGATCTTATGGAACCGACTGCCGCATATATGTACCTGATCATCCGAAAAGCAGGTTTAACAATGTTTAT GAGATCCTTTTTGATGAGTTTGTTATTGCCCATATCCTTGGATGGTGGGGGAAGGCTATAATGATAAGAAACCAACCACTTTTATGGGTATTATCAATTGGCTTTGAGCTAATGGAG CTCACCTTTCGCCATATGCTGCCAAACTTTAATGAGTGTTGGTGGGATAGCATCGTACTAGACATATTAATTTGCAATTGGTTTG GTATTTGGGCTGGAATGAAGACTGTGAGATACTTTGATGGGAGGACATATGAATGGGTTGGTTTGAGTCGTCAACCCAATATTATCAGTAAG GTAAAAAGGACGCTAGGCCAGTTCACACCAGCACAGTGGGACAAAGATGAGTGGTACCCTCTGCTTGGCCCTTGGAGATTCATCCAGGTGCTGAGCCTATGTATTGTTTTCATGATTGTTGAACTTAACACATTCTTTCTCAAGTTCTGCCTTTGGATTCCTCCCCGAAACCCCTTGATTGTTTACCGACTTGTCCTTTGGTGGTTAATTGCGATACCAACCATTCGCGAGTACAATACATACTTACAAGACAG GAAACCTGTTAAAAAGGTGGGGTCTTTCTGTTGGCTTTCCCTAGCTATTTGCATTTTGGAGCTTCTAATATGCATCAAGTTTGGACATG GTCTCTTTCCGAAGTCTATGCCGTCATGGTTGTTCGTAGCCTGGACGACCGTGGCGTCGCTTCTGATGATGTTCCTTCTTGTGTGGACTTGGAAAATTTACCGAACAATGATAAGGAAAAGGCTATGA